The Corynebacterium marinum DSM 44953 genome contains the following window.
GGGTCACAATCTACTTAGAGTTTCTGACACGCCGGGCAGTAGTGGGTGGAGCGGTTCTGGAAGGACACCCGCCTGATCGGGGTCCCGCACCGGCGGCAGGGCCTGCCCTCCTGGCCGTAGGCGTTGAGGGAGCGGGAGAAGTATCCGGAGGCGCCGTTGACGTTGACGTAGAGGGCGTCGAAACTGGTGCCGCCGGCGTCGAGGGCGCGGCGCATGACGTCGGCGGCGGCGTCGAGAAGCGAGACGACGTCGCGCTGCCGCAGGCTCGAGGCCCGCCTGGTGGGGAGGATGCCCGCCTGCCACAGCGCTTCATCGGCGTAGATGTTGCCGATGCCGCTGACCACCGTCTGGTCCAGCAGGACGGTCTTGACGGCCGACTTCTTCGCCCGGATCCGCCGGGCCGTCGCAGCGACGTCGAAATCCGCTTCCAGGGGATCAAGTGCCACGTGCGCGACAGGTGCCGGGATGCCGCCGACGAGCGGGGTGTGCAGCCACCGGCCGAAGGTTCGCTGGTCGACGAAGGCCACTTCCCTCCCGCTGACCTCGGCGCGGATGCGCAGGTGGGGGGACGTGCAGGTGCCGGGCTCGCCGATGAGCACCTGGCCGCTCATGCCCAGGTGGATGAACAGGGCCGAA
Protein-coding sequences here:
- the mutM gene encoding bifunctional DNA-formamidopyrimidine glycosylase/DNA-(apurinic or apyrimidinic site) lyase; amino-acid sequence: MPELPEVEVVRRGMADHLIGGVFEQVEVLHPRANRGQDAPLDALLVGATILDIRRRGKYLWCDLGDSALFIHLGMSGQVLIGEPGTCTSPHLRIRAEVSGREVAFVDQRTFGRWLHTPLVGGIPAPVAHVALDPLEADFDVAATARRIRAKKSAVKTVLLDQTVVSGIGNIYADEALWQAGILPTRRASSLRQRDVVSLLDAAADVMRRALDAGGTSFDALYVNVNGASGYFSRSLNAYGQEGRPCRRCGTPIRRVSFQNRSTHYCPACQKL